Proteins encoded within one genomic window of Pseudodesulfovibrio senegalensis:
- the metW gene encoding methionine biosynthesis protein MetW produces MRFDLQVIASWIEPGSRVLDLGCSQGVLLEKLTQEKQVRGTGIEQDEAKAGQAIGKGLSVIHGDIYEEVRDYPDLAFDYVVLSQTLQQVIDPSTLIREMLRVGRRCIVSFPNFSYWKHRVQFLLRGCAPVSRELPHEWHNTPNIRVIPIADFKRFCRDLGVPVLREVAIGNHHHEDRGKVVTFMPNLLASYGIFLLGRE; encoded by the coding sequence ATGCGCTTTGATCTTCAGGTCATCGCCTCGTGGATAGAGCCGGGGTCCCGCGTGCTGGACCTCGGATGCAGCCAGGGCGTGCTGCTGGAAAAACTGACGCAGGAAAAACAGGTGCGCGGTACCGGCATCGAGCAGGATGAAGCCAAGGCCGGGCAGGCCATCGGCAAGGGCCTTTCCGTGATCCACGGCGACATTTACGAGGAAGTGCGCGACTATCCGGACCTCGCCTTCGACTATGTAGTGCTTTCCCAGACCCTGCAGCAGGTCATCGACCCCTCGACCCTGATCCGCGAGATGCTGCGCGTGGGCAGGCGCTGCATCGTGTCCTTTCCCAATTTCAGCTACTGGAAGCACCGGGTGCAGTTTCTGCTGCGCGGGTGCGCCCCGGTCTCGCGCGAGCTGCCCCACGAATGGCACAACACCCCCAATATCCGCGTCATCCCCATTGCGGATTTCAAGCGTTTTTGTCGTGACCTCGGCGTACCGGTGCTGCGCGAAGTGGCCATCGGCAACCATCACCACGAGGACAGGGGCAAGGTGGTCACCTTCATGCCCAATCTGCTGGCCTCGTATGGAATCTTTTTGCTTGGCAGGGAGTGA